From the genome of Nicotiana sylvestris chromosome 2, ASM39365v2, whole genome shotgun sequence, one region includes:
- the LOC104222153 gene encoding AAA-ATPase At5g17760-like yields the protein MVNYSGLPSPLSIFSAYASMSASIMLFQTMVNQVFPHQVQDYIFSRIRHYFKPLSSTTTLVIEERDGMSSNEIYEAAEIYLYDKISPEIDVFKLSKQSKEKKLRVNFAKSWKTTDIFEGVEVIWRFVSEECKKTLTFPGHGNFDNDIFVSEKRHFELSFDKKYKDKVLNCYMPFVLKEANVIKAEKKVVKLHTLGCSSSYSSAQFWDSINFEHPSTFDTLAMDAGLKKAIIEDLDRFLRRKEFYKKVGKVWKRGYLLYGPPGTGKSSLIAAMANYLKFDIFDLELANVKRDSDLKKLLLRTTNKSILVIEDIDCSMELPDRRNTASLPIHADARRPRDQQFTLAGLLNFIDGLWSSCGDERVIIFTTNNKDKIDPALLRPGRMDMHIHMSYLTIEGFTVLAKNYLKVHDHQNWQFKEIQELIESVQVTPAEVAEELIKSDNAKICLERLVKFLKRKRMKNEETEEDGSDVLELFTTKRIKSFDNKMNSVEVI from the exons ATGGTGAACTACTCAGGATTGCCTTCACCTTTGTCAATATTCTCAGCCTACGCTTCAATGTCTGCTtcaattatgctatttcaaacaatggTAAATCAAGTGTTTCCCCATCAAGTTCAAGACTACATTTTCTCAAGAATTCGTCATTATTTTAAGCCTCTTTCATCCACTACTACTCTAGTAATTGAAGAAAGGGATGGTATGTCTAGCAATGAAATCTATGAAGCTGCAGAAATTTATTTGTACGACAAGATTAGCCCTGAAATTGACGTTTTCAAACTTAGCAAACAGTCCAAAGAGAAGAAATTACGTGTTAACTTTGCTAAGAGTTGGAAAACTACTGATATTTTTGAAGGAGTAGAGGTTATTTGGAGGTTTGTTTCGGAAGAGTGCAAAAAGACGCTAACATTTCCAGGCCATGGAAATTTTGACAATGATATTTTTGTGTCTGAAAAACGACATTTTGAGCTCTCTTTTGACAAGAAATACAAGGACAAAGTGTTGAATTGTTACATGCCATTTGTACTGAAAGAAGCCAATGTCATTAAAGCTGAGAAGAAAGTTGTCAAGTTACATACTTTAGgttgttcttcttcttattcATCAGCACAATTTTGGGATTCCATCAACTTTGAACACCCTTCCACCTTCGATACTCTCGCGATGGATGCAG GGCTGAAGAAGGCTATAATTGAGGATCTTGACAGGTTTTTAAGAAGAAAAGAATTCTACAAGAAAGTAGGAAAAGTTTGGAAAAGAGGGTACTTATTGTATGGACCTCCAGGAACAGGAAAATCAAGTTTGATTGCAGCAATGGCTAATTATTTAAAGTTTGATATTTTTGATTTAGAGTTGGCCAATGTAAAGAGAGACTCAGATTTGAAAAAACTGTTGTTGAGGACCACAAATAAATCCATACTTGTCATTGAAGATATTGATTGCAGCATGGAGTTGCCAGACAGAAGAAACACTGCAAGTTTACCAATTCATGCTGATGCCCGTCGACCTCGTGATCAACAG TTTACACTTGCTGGGCTACTGAACTTCATAGATGGCCTATGGTCAAGCTGTGGAGATGAGAGAGTTATCATATTTACCACTAACAACAAAGACAAGATTGATCCAGCTCTGTTAAGACCGGGGCGTATGGACATGCACATCCACATGTCTTATTTAACTATTGAAGGATTTACGGTCTTGGCAAAAAATTATCTGAAAGTGCATGATCATCAAAATTGGCAATTTAAAGAAATACAAGAGTTGATTGAGAGTGTACAAGTCACCCCTGCAGAAGTTGCTGAGGAACTTATAAAGAGTGACAATGCTAAAATTTGTTTAGAAAGACTAGTCAAATTTCTCAAACGCAAGAGGATGAAGAATGAAGAAACTGAAGAAGATGGAAGTGATGTGTTGGAACTCTTTACAACAAAACGGATTAAAAGTTTTGACAATAAGATGAATTCAGTGGAAGTGATATAG